One window of Mediterraneibacter gnavus ATCC 29149 genomic DNA carries:
- a CDS encoding ABC transporter ATP-binding protein, with protein sequence MNAIQLSNLTKYYGKSRGILNLNLDVKEGEFFGFIGSNGAGKSTTIRTLLGLITPSSGQAKIFDETIRKRNPKIRSHIGYLPSEAVFYRGMKVKDLLKLSADLHYKDCSVEREILCRRLQLDVNRKVDELSFDNRKKVAIVSALQHQPKLLILDEPTSGLDPLMQREFFHIIRERNEQGATVFLSSHVLSEIQRNCTRAAIIREGRIIACDRVEALSKTNAKRISVQGQVSLDSLEEIRDLKENDGVFSFLYGGDIHRLLETLSAGTITDLSISDPDLDEIFLHYYENGGEQV encoded by the coding sequence ATGAATGCGATCCAACTATCAAATCTAACCAAATATTACGGAAAATCCAGGGGAATCTTAAATTTAAACCTGGATGTAAAAGAAGGGGAATTCTTTGGCTTTATCGGTTCAAACGGCGCCGGTAAATCCACCACGATACGTACACTGCTCGGCCTGATCACGCCCTCATCCGGTCAGGCAAAGATTTTTGATGAGACAATCCGGAAGCGCAATCCCAAAATTCGTTCCCACATCGGCTACCTGCCTTCTGAGGCGGTGTTCTACCGTGGAATGAAAGTCAAAGACCTGTTAAAATTATCTGCTGATCTTCATTACAAAGACTGTTCTGTGGAAAGAGAGATACTATGCAGACGCCTGCAGCTGGATGTCAACCGGAAGGTCGATGAATTATCTTTCGATAATCGAAAAAAAGTAGCAATCGTATCTGCACTCCAACATCAGCCAAAGCTTCTGATCTTAGATGAACCGACAAGTGGTCTGGATCCTCTGATGCAGAGGGAGTTTTTCCATATTATCCGGGAGCGCAATGAACAGGGCGCTACCGTATTTCTTTCCAGCCATGTCCTCTCAGAAATTCAACGGAATTGTACGAGAGCCGCGATCATCCGAGAAGGGCGGATCATTGCCTGTGACCGTGTGGAGGCGCTTTCTAAAACAAATGCCAAGCGGATCAGCGTACAGGGACAGGTATCGCTTGATTCTCTGGAAGAAATTCGTGACCTGAAGGAAAATGACGGTGTTTTCAGCTTTCTTTACGGTGGAGATATCCATCGGCTCCTTGAAACACTCTCAGCCGGAACGATCACCGATCTTTCCATTTCGGACCCTGATCTGGATGAAATTTTTCTGCACTACTATGAAAACGGAGGTGAACAGGTATGA
- a CDS encoding ABC transporter permease subunit produces MILIKHELKQGWKSLAVWTASIGFFIIICVFLYPEMKGEMEDMNEMFSSMGAFSSAFGMDRLNFGTLIGFYATECGNILGLGGAFFASLIAVSSLAKEEKEHTAEFLFAHPISRKKILTEKLTSVLFQLLILNVIVFLFSVGSISLIGEEILWKEICLLHLAYFLIQIELAGICFGISAFLRRSGLGIGLGIATMMYFLNIIANISDQAKFLKYITPFGYANGADIVENGSLDTGMVLTGMLFAVIGILTAYWKYSRKDIQA; encoded by the coding sequence ATGATTCTAATCAAGCATGAATTAAAACAGGGATGGAAATCACTTGCCGTCTGGACTGCTTCTATCGGATTTTTTATTATCATCTGTGTGTTCCTGTATCCGGAAATGAAGGGAGAAATGGAAGACATGAACGAAATGTTCTCCTCTATGGGAGCCTTTAGTTCAGCATTTGGTATGGATCGTCTGAATTTTGGCACTCTGATCGGTTTCTACGCAACAGAATGTGGCAATATTTTAGGGCTGGGCGGTGCATTCTTTGCATCTCTTATTGCAGTCAGCAGCCTTGCCAAAGAGGAGAAAGAACACACCGCAGAATTTTTATTCGCACACCCGATCAGCAGAAAAAAGATTCTCACGGAAAAACTGACCTCTGTCTTGTTCCAGCTTCTGATATTGAATGTGATCGTGTTCCTGTTTTCCGTTGGATCCATTTCACTGATCGGTGAAGAAATACTCTGGAAAGAAATCTGCCTGCTGCATCTTGCCTATTTTCTGATCCAGATTGAGCTTGCCGGCATCTGTTTTGGAATCTCCGCATTCCTGCGCCGCAGCGGACTCGGCATCGGACTTGGCATTGCCACAATGATGTATTTCCTGAACATTATTGCCAATATCTCCGATCAGGCAAAATTTCTGAAATATATCACCCCGTTTGGTTATGCAAACGGAGCAGATATTGTTGAAAACGGCAGTCTGGATACCGGTATGGTTTTGACGGGGATGCTGTTTGCTGTAATCGGGATTTTAACCGCTTATTGGAAGTACAGCAGAAAAGATATTCAGGCATAA
- a CDS encoding sensor histidine kinase produces MYIVIGVLSIAILIFICILVNYKRQIKDICRQLRFLQEHESNMLITKEMQWGHIGELTELLNEMLKERKKERTAYRKKEQMIADIYTNLSHDIRTPLTSLDGYFQLLEEAKEESDRKRYIGIIQERIGSLKEMLEELFTYTKLQNGTYELKLERQNMSQILKETVFSYYDNWMEQGIRPQFEITEEPVWIQGNRQALRRTMQNIIKNGLDHGNKEINIQLTKNGNEAELVFRNKVTDPGEIDIKRVFERFYKADRARSKNSTGLGLSISRGFVWKMNGEITAEIEGNWFCIKIRFACEQFEGIH; encoded by the coding sequence ATGTACATCGTGATTGGAGTGTTATCCATAGCAATTCTTATTTTCATATGTATATTGGTAAATTATAAGCGGCAGATAAAAGACATCTGCCGCCAATTGCGTTTCCTGCAGGAACATGAAAGTAATATGCTGATTACGAAAGAAATGCAATGGGGACATATTGGCGAGCTGACAGAGCTTTTGAATGAGATGCTGAAAGAAAGGAAAAAAGAGCGGACAGCCTATCGGAAGAAGGAGCAGATGATCGCGGATATTTATACGAATCTTTCTCATGATATCAGAACACCGCTTACTTCTCTTGACGGGTATTTTCAGCTTTTGGAGGAAGCGAAAGAAGAATCTGACAGAAAACGTTATATCGGCATTATTCAGGAACGAATCGGAAGCCTTAAGGAGATGCTTGAGGAATTATTTACCTATACAAAGCTCCAGAACGGGACATATGAATTAAAGCTGGAACGTCAGAATATGAGTCAGATTTTAAAAGAGACAGTATTTTCTTATTATGATAATTGGATGGAACAGGGAATTCGTCCGCAGTTTGAGATAACAGAAGAACCGGTGTGGATACAGGGCAACCGGCAGGCGCTGAGACGTACCATGCAGAATATCATCAAAAATGGACTGGATCACGGAAATAAAGAAATCAATATTCAGCTCACAAAGAATGGAAATGAGGCGGAGCTTGTCTTTCGAAATAAAGTGACAGATCCGGGAGAGATTGATATCAAAAGGGTGTTTGAACGATTCTATAAAGCGGACAGAGCAAGAAGCAAAAATTCTACCGGACTTGGGCTTTCCATATCCAGAGGCTTCGTCTGGAAAATGAACGGGGAGATTACTGCGGAAATAGAGGGAAACTGGTTTTGTATTAAAATCCGATTTGCTTGTGAGCAGTTTGAAGGAATCCATTGA